A stretch of Tenrec ecaudatus isolate mTenEca1 chromosome 2, mTenEca1.hap1, whole genome shotgun sequence DNA encodes these proteins:
- the LOC142440314 gene encoding olfactory receptor 2AJ1-like encodes MEIDNETVTTDFILLGLWPELSHLVILICIILLVYFVAVMGNSVLILLIWLDSRLHSPMYFLLSQLSLIDLALISTSVPKMVTNFFSGKRTISQIGCGTQIFLSLTLGIAECLLLTLMSYDRYVAICNPLRYSVIMSHTICTQMVIGSWVGGAVTSLIHTAYAMHFPICRPRKIPHFLCEGMALLKLTCEDISAYVKSVVVSSFLVVLIPLSLILTSYTLIVLAVLRMNSPEGRNKALTTCSSHLCVVSLYFGPAILVYMRPGSSKTPKLNQSLFMFNAILTPMLNPLIYSLRNKDVITALKTIIISRCPQGKMKICT; translated from the coding sequence ATGGAAATAGATAATGAGACTGTCACCACAGATTTCATCCTTCTGGGGCTCTGGCCTGAACTGAGTCATCTTGTGATCCTCATCTGCATCATTCTTCTGGTCTACTTTGTGGCTGTGATGGGCAACTCTGTTCTCATTCTTCTCATCTGGTTGGATTCCCGACTCCACTCCCCCATGTACTTCCTGCTCAGTCAGCTCTCTCTCATTGACTTGGCCTTGATCTCAACTTCTGTCCCCAAAATGGTCACAAACTTCTTCTCAGGGAAGAGAACCATATCTCAGATTGGCTGTGGAACCCAGATCTTCTTAAGCTTAACCCTGGGGATTGCTGAGTGCCTCTTGTTGACCctcatgtcctatgaccgctacgTTGCCATCTGTAACCCTCTGCGATATTCAGTCATCATGAGTCACACAATCTGTACACAAATGGTCATTGGCTCCTGGGTAGGAGGAGCAGTTACTTCCCTGATCCATACAGCCTATGCCATGCACTTCCCAATTTGTCGCCCACGAAAGATTCCTCATTTTTTGTGTGAAGGCATGGCCCTCCTGAAGCTGACTTGTGAGGACATTTCAGCCTATGTGAAATCAGTGGTCGTCTCGAGCTTTTTGGTGGTCCTTATTCCACTGAGTCTCATtctgacctcctacaccctcatcgTCCTCGCTGTACTCCGCATGAACTCCCCAGAGGGCAGGAACAAAGCTCTCACCACCTGCTCTTCCCACCTCTGTGTGGTGAGCCTGTACTTCGGCCCCGCCATATTGGTCTACATGAGGCCAGGTTCCTCTAAGACTCCCAAATTAAACCAGTCCCTCTTTATGTTTAATGCCATCTTGACCCCAATGCTTAACCCTCTCATCTATAGTCTGAGAAACAAGGACGTCATAACAGCTTTGAAGACTATAATCATCAGTAGATGTCCCCAGGGAAAGATGAAAATCTGTACCTGA